From the genome of Tenrec ecaudatus isolate mTenEca1 chromosome 1, mTenEca1.hap1, whole genome shotgun sequence:
CGCTTTGCTTGTTACCCACAGGAAGATCTTGCCCACCAGAGCCCCTTCCAATTTCCAGAGCACCAACTGATACCAAGCTGGGCTCTGCTCTATACCTCCTGACCCCGCTTCCTTTGGAGAGCCCGGCTGTGCTCACACCCTGGGTGACTCAGGACAGGACACCCTCACCAGAGCCCCATTTGCTTGCCtgtccacaggatccacaagtgTGACCTGGCGGTGAAGTAGGGGGGCTTCACTAGGAACCATAGTTCCCCGGTAGTGCTCCGTCTTCCCGATATAGCGGTAGTGCTGTTCAAGAGAGAGGGATGCCCAGAAACTAAGGCCTTCGAAGGGGCTTCCCACTACAGCTCAGAGTTTAAGTCCACGTGGAAAAGCAGCAGCGTTCAGCCTCCCACCTGCCTGCACTTCCTACTGGAGAGGGGCAGGCAGGGCGTCCTGaccacccccacccttccccttcTCTCACCGTGTTCAGCCCCTCCAGGACAACCCAGTTTCGCTCTCGGATAACTTGAACCACTTTGCCCTGTTTCCCAGCATCCTTCCCTTCTAAGATCTGCACCTGTGGGAGACAAGAGTCAGGGTGGGGGGGCCAACTGTCCAGGAGCAACCCCACCCTTCTACCGCCTGTCTTGAGGCTCTTACCACGTCCCCACAGAACAGGTGCCAGTCTTCATCAGAGACAGGTTCCACAGCCACTGGGCGCCGCCGGGTCCCTGGAGGGTTCTTCTTCTTGTCTGCTATGGAGCCTGGTCGGCTCATCCCATAGCGGTAGTTGGGAGGCAGTGTGACTTTGGATGCCATGGCTACCAGGGCTGAGAGACGCATGACTGGAGCTGCCAGAGACCCTGTGCTAATTGACGCCTGACGACAAACCAGTGGAGATAGTGTTCTTAAGAAGAAGAAAGCCTAACTTCCAAGTTTAAACGCGCTGCTGCGGCATAAAGAACAAGGGCTGAGGCTCAAGTGACCTGGCCTCTAACCCCTTGCTTTGCTGTGAGACGCTAGGAACTCAACTTCTGAGCTTCAGTTCCACCATTCATAAGGCTTAACAGGATGGTTGGTGTCATTTAAATTACTTACAAAACAATCCAACCACCGCTACCAAGACAAggtcaactcagtgaccctataggacggggcagaactgcctctctcTAGTTTCTGAGGTCATGCctctatgggactagaaagtctttctccctgggaactaCTCTAc
Proteins encoded in this window:
- the MRPL24 gene encoding large ribosomal subunit protein uL24m isoform X1 translates to MRLSALVAMASKVTLPPNYRYGMSRPGSIADKKKNPPGTRRRPVAVEPVSDEDWHLFCGDVVQILEGKDAGKQGKVVQVIRERNWVVLEGLNTHYRYIGKTEHYRGTMVPSEAPLLHRQVTLVDPVDRKPTEIEWRFTEAGERVRVSTRSGRIIPKPDFPRADGIVPETWIDGPKDTSVEDALERTYVPRLKTLEEEVMEAMGIQETRKHKKVYWY
- the MRPL24 gene encoding large ribosomal subunit protein uL24m isoform X2: MRLSALVAMASKVTLPPNYRYGMSRPGSIADKKKNPPGTRRRPVAVEPVSDEDWHLFCGDVVQILEGKDAGKQGKVVQVIRERNWVVLEGLNTHYRYIGKTEHYRGTMVPSEAPLLHRQVTLVDPVDRKPTEIEWRFTEAGERVRVSTRSGRIIPKPDFPRADGIVPETWIGEAGWPQRHISGRCS